From Bacillota bacterium, a single genomic window includes:
- a CDS encoding dipeptide ABC transporter ATP-binding protein, which translates to MSQSRQRKTGGKTLLEVKDLKMHFPITKGFLNRTVGHVKAVDGVSFTVYEGETLGLVGESGCGKTTTGRCILRVYEPTSGQINYHNSNGSIVDLARLNTKELKPYRREIRMIFQDPYSSLNPRMTVAQIIGEPLINNGMARGEELNRRVAELLERVGLRPEYLHRYPHAFSGGERQRIGIARALALNPRLVVADEAVSALDVSVRAQIINLLDDLQQELNLTYIFVAHDLSVVEYICDRVAVMYVGRIMELATTDDLYRRPKHPYTEALLSAVPKPHPKFRNREGRIRLEGEVPDPANPPSGCHFHPRCRYATETCQRQIPELTDVGDGHLVACHYAKELSLRGVYDTQSPVA; encoded by the coding sequence ATGTCTCAGAGTAGACAGAGAAAGACCGGAGGGAAAACCCTTCTCGAAGTGAAGGACCTGAAGATGCACTTTCCAATTACCAAGGGCTTTCTCAATCGGACCGTTGGCCACGTAAAGGCCGTTGATGGAGTCAGCTTCACCGTATATGAGGGTGAAACCTTGGGGTTAGTTGGAGAGTCGGGATGCGGCAAGACCACTACGGGACGCTGCATCCTGCGAGTATATGAACCAACGTCGGGACAGATTAATTACCACAATTCCAACGGTAGTATAGTTGATCTAGCTCGGCTCAATACCAAGGAATTGAAGCCCTATCGCCGGGAGATTCGCATGATTTTCCAGGATCCCTATTCATCCCTGAATCCCCGCATGACCGTGGCGCAAATCATTGGTGAGCCCCTGATTAATAACGGGATGGCTCGGGGCGAGGAATTGAATCGGCGAGTGGCTGAGCTTCTGGAAAGGGTCGGGTTGAGGCCGGAGTATCTCCATCGCTATCCCCATGCCTTTAGCGGTGGCGAGAGGCAAAGGATTGGAATTGCCCGAGCTTTAGCACTGAATCCCCGGTTGGTTGTTGCCGATGAGGCGGTCTCTGCCCTGGACGTATCGGTGCGAGCCCAGATTATTAACCTGCTCGATGATCTGCAGCAAGAACTGAATCTGACCTACATCTTCGTCGCCCATGATCTCAGCGTTGTTGAGTACATTTGTGACCGGGTTGCAGTGATGTATGTAGGGCGGATCATGGAGCTGGCTACCACCGATGATCTCTACCGGCGACCGAAGCATCCCTATACGGAAGCACTCCTATCGGCGGTTCCCAAGCCGCATCCCAAGTTCCGCAATCGAGAGGGACGGATTCGGCTGGAAGGTGAAGTGCCCGATCCCGCTAATCCGCCCAGTGGATGTCACTTTCATCCGAGATGTCGATACGCCACCGAGACCTGTCAGAGACAGATACCGGAACTAACTGATGTTGGTGATGGTCACTTGGTAGCTTGTCATTATGCCAAGGAGTTGTCCCTGCGGGGAGTATATGACACCCAATCACCGGTGGCATAG
- a CDS encoding GGDEF domain-containing protein has product MLAFHDFSILVSAILVTVVLSLLIELRYSKTVNFIAITGQLAVSMLVFLLLVSRNVERDRAALLALVLPAVVVFLLLARHRDSRFFFTICSVKLVGLIIVILARAVGIILQGNPIVVPVFMVTGLLGLAVYAYKCRREYLYIQRTMPTGWTSLASVFTMFYILTYVVVGDPTPLIQPRGYLLVALLFSITLLSVYAMVHQIITKTVKIADERKDRAVLEAKLALQESEIKLKEIYHRLAYTDILTGLKNRTAFEEKKRELRERLDRLDCLACLAMDINNMKAVNDLHGHERGDELLRDFAKILQQGSEALQNCYRVGGDEFTAFFVDNSEEEVIAQVRDLQERIYNYNCRHVVKIEVAMGIAFMSELKEPNLRTLISLADSRMYDNKDKDLPMTGLSVLAH; this is encoded by the coding sequence CCATCTTAGTTACAGTGGTATTATCGCTGCTCATCGAGCTGCGGTACTCCAAAACAGTCAATTTTATCGCCATTACCGGCCAATTAGCGGTCTCGATGCTGGTCTTTCTGCTGCTGGTTTCAAGAAATGTAGAGCGGGATCGGGCCGCATTGCTCGCCCTAGTACTTCCTGCGGTAGTGGTGTTTCTGCTCCTGGCTCGACACAGAGACAGTCGGTTTTTCTTTACCATCTGTTCCGTCAAACTGGTCGGGCTGATTATCGTCATCCTTGCAAGAGCGGTGGGGATCATTCTACAGGGCAACCCCATTGTCGTCCCGGTGTTCATGGTTACTGGATTGCTGGGCCTTGCCGTCTATGCCTACAAATGCCGCCGGGAATATCTTTATATTCAAAGGACCATGCCCACAGGCTGGACAAGCCTAGCATCGGTGTTCACTATGTTTTACATCTTAACCTACGTTGTCGTCGGTGATCCAACACCACTAATTCAACCACGAGGGTATCTGCTCGTTGCCCTGTTATTCAGCATTACCCTGCTGTCGGTCTATGCAATGGTACATCAGATCATCACCAAGACCGTCAAAATCGCCGATGAGCGCAAGGATCGGGCTGTTCTGGAAGCAAAACTGGCCCTGCAGGAGAGCGAGATCAAGCTCAAGGAAATCTACCACCGATTAGCCTACACCGACATTCTCACGGGCTTGAAGAATCGGACTGCCTTTGAGGAGAAAAAACGGGAGTTGCGGGAACGCCTGGACAGACTGGATTGCCTAGCCTGTCTAGCCATGGACATAAACAACATGAAGGCGGTCAATGATTTGCATGGTCATGAACGGGGTGACGAGCTGCTGAGGGACTTCGCCAAGATTCTGCAGCAGGGCAGTGAGGCATTGCAGAACTGCTATCGAGTGGGGGGAGATGAGTTCACCGCTTTCTTCGTAGACAACTCCGAGGAAGAGGTGATTGCCCAAGTTAGGGATTTGCAGGAGCGAATCTACAACTACAACTGTCGGCATGTAGTTAAGATTGAAGTTGCCATGGGAATTGCCTTCATGTCTGAACTGAAGGAGCCCAATCTCCGCACTTTAATCAGTCTAGCCGACAGCAGAATGTATGATAATAAAGATAAGGACCTACCGATGACGGGGTTATCGGTTTTAGCCCACTAA